A part of Aegilops tauschii subsp. strangulata cultivar AL8/78 chromosome 2, Aet v6.0, whole genome shotgun sequence genomic DNA contains:
- the LOC120975018 gene encoding uncharacterized protein isoform X1 — protein sequence MCLPTTCNQDCKQGWKGGGSLALDITAFVLAVLAQDCVPGVIQFTLEDPHQRLCMLLLLVGVPVGAFLLLAESCWLKYEQQQPPPPPADVRLLVVLTAFQWLLALAAVGAASSALIADLVAAPVCASYQLAADGTACAGGALAAASAVGLLSVVCSRLRQAPAPLQPQA from the exons ATGTGTTTGCCAACAACTTGTAACCAAGACTGCAAGCAAGGGTGGAAAGG CGGCGGCAgcctcgccctcgacatcacggCGTTTGTCTTGGCCGTCCTCGCGCAGGACTGCGTCCCAGGCGTGATCCAGTTCACTCTCGAGGACCCACACCA GAGGTTATgcatgctgctgctgctggtggGCGTCCCAGTTGGTGCGTTCCTGCTGCTGGCCGAGTCGTGCTGGCTGAAGTATGagcagcagcagccgccgcccccgccggccgaCGTCAGGCTCCTGGTCGTCCTGACCGCGTTCCAGTGGCTGCTCGCGTTGGCCGCCGTCGGAGCGGCGTCCTCCGCGCTAATCGCGGACCTCGTCGCCGCGCCCGTGTGCGCGTCGTACCAGCTCGCCGCCGACGGGACGGCATGCGCCGGCGGGGCTCTCGCTGCGGCGTCGGCGGTCGGGCTGCTCTCCGTCGTCTGCTCCCGGTTGCGCCAAGCTCCGGCGCCTCTGCAGCCTCAGGCCTAG
- the LOC120975018 gene encoding uncharacterized protein isoform X2, translated as MAAEGWLIVVCSGGSLALDITAFVLAVLAQDCVPGVIQFTLEDPHQRLCMLLLLVGVPVGAFLLLAESCWLKYEQQQPPPPPADVRLLVVLTAFQWLLALAAVGAASSALIADLVAAPVCASYQLAADGTACAGGALAAASAVGLLSVVCSRLRQAPAPLQPQA; from the exons ATGGCTGCTGAAGGGTGGCTCATCGTCGTGTGCAGCGGCGGCAgcctcgccctcgacatcacggCGTTTGTCTTGGCCGTCCTCGCGCAGGACTGCGTCCCAGGCGTGATCCAGTTCACTCTCGAGGACCCACACCA GAGGTTATgcatgctgctgctgctggtggGCGTCCCAGTTGGTGCGTTCCTGCTGCTGGCCGAGTCGTGCTGGCTGAAGTATGagcagcagcagccgccgcccccgccggccgaCGTCAGGCTCCTGGTCGTCCTGACCGCGTTCCAGTGGCTGCTCGCGTTGGCCGCCGTCGGAGCGGCGTCCTCCGCGCTAATCGCGGACCTCGTCGCCGCGCCCGTGTGCGCGTCGTACCAGCTCGCCGCCGACGGGACGGCATGCGCCGGCGGGGCTCTCGCTGCGGCGTCGGCGGTCGGGCTGCTCTCCGTCGTCTGCTCCCGGTTGCGCCAAGCTCCGGCGCCTCTGCAGCCTCAGGCCTAG